The window ATTGCCAGCGATATTATTGCTAATTTGCATGATATATAATCACGCCTCGCCTTAATCATCGCGTCAAAAACATTCAGAATCTAATTCCGTCAGTTACGTGatccttttttcttgttttcacGATAAATACTTCCCCAGAATCTATGATCGGCAATATCGTGAACGATGAAGGATTTTCCGCGTATTACGTATCACGATTTGTTCACCTTGAAGGGAAAAcaatatatcaattttattgcgTTGTTACCATTCTGGAACCAAATGATCCTTTGGAGGACAATCAGGATTCGACTGATCCTTCTGAACGGATAATTATCACTTTATCTCTTACCTTTGATCACTAGATTAAGGATGCTTACACAAATTTTTATGGATACAATTGATAGACATTTCCAATCTAAATAAAGATTTACTTCAtccattaaatataataaatttgatattttatatatttttctatatcatATTTCATTCTCTACgtttttacatttatacatttcCCATACATATTATAAATGTCGAGTTCTTAATTGCATCGTGTCATCTTTAATGATCGATTGATAGGTCACATTTGCGTATGTAAGAGATCTTTACGAAGGTCACGAAAATTATTAGACCGTAATAGTTGGCATGCGTGATGGGCACGGCGTGTAATTGCAGGATAAGGCCAACTAGAGCTATGGGAACTTTTTTGTATATCATAAGTATGGGAACGTTTCGTTGAGCAATGCCAAGTTACGGCACGTGTCGTCGGATTAGTCGTCAGATAAATTGTCAATTAAGTCGTCGGGACACCTTGTTGGACctcaattaaatttttccaaCGTCCAGGAGGCGACCTGAGAACAGGTCGTAATAATAATCACATTGAAAATTTTCCGCTGCGGTTTCTAATAGAATTCGATGATTCGATGAATGTAAAGTGACTATTTTAATGAATCGCTTAGTAAGTACTTGTTGCAATCATCTAGGACAAAGGATAATATATCTTTAATCATAGAAGGAGTAATCGAATAACGCTTTCGCTATTGCACACCGAAATTCCATTTTTTTCCTTCGcagaagtaataaaatatttttgttatgaaATTGACTCACAGAAATTAatccaaataataaaattgatataataaAACTGACTCAAATAAACTCATTATGAAACTCATAGTGAATTTTGATTGcaatgatgaaaataaaaataaaataattacgacAATGCACCGGTGAGATTGAAACAATTGAGGGAGCGCATCGTACGTGTCAACAATGTGATAGACACAATTGAGAGAATGTATACGTCACCGATGTTATTAAAAGAATTGGGAGAGGATCAGTAGTAGCGAAAATAATAAGGAAATTACCAAGGAAAGAGAAAATGTCCACAATACTTTAATTAATGATCGATACATACAAATGTTTCTtacattaaatacataaatgctAACATATTACAATAATTAGATCGTGAATTTTTATGTACTTTTCGGTGAAAttcaaaatgtatataatatacagatatatataaaatatgtaaaataaaatactcgtcataattctaaaaaaaatctatatttaaattttatttctttaactgtacccataaaaaaatatactttgtataaaaatccacaattTATTGATGATTACAAATTACATCAAGATAATTGATTCAACGATCGATCACTCtctactttatttctttctttggtCATAAGTCCAAACGAAGCGCGCTTCTTATATCCATTTGAAATAAGAGATCGAACCTCTTCCGACTTGCTTTCAGACAACATTTCAGCTTCGCTATTCGGGGCTGACCCAGTTTTATGATTTTCATCAGTAGCCTTCTCCGTTTGTTCAGGTTTCTCAGTTACCGCTGGTCGTTTATAATAAGGATAATATCCACCGAAAGGATAAGAATGAACCAGTGGATAATTACTTGGATAGAAATTCAAATAAGGTACAGGTTTGATTCCTGGAAATAGATAATTGTGGAAGCCAAAACGATAAGGTAATCCATGAAACGGTGCCAAAGGATAGGAGTGAAAATTAAAACCACCATAATAGGGTCCATATGGTGGAAAACCATACGGATATCCACCATACGGAGGATGATATCCGGTAGAATTGACATCACCTTGTACATTTTCTGGTGATGTTATTTGTTCAGGATGTCCTTGATTCTCAGGTGGATTTTGTGGTTCCACGGGTCTTCTTTGTCCATTAAAGTTCGGATAATATGGTTGATTGTAAGGAACATAAGGCCCAAACTTTGAACCATGAAAATAAAACGGATTATAAGGATCATAAGGACTATATGTCCCATTACTACCACCTTGTTCTACATTTCCTCGATAAAAAGACTCGTTAAAAGGGCCAGGGTAAAATCCAGGAAATCCATGATAGAAACCATCGTAATAAGGTTGCTTATGATGAAAACGAGGACTGTAATCGTATCCCCCTATAGCGGTCTGGCCTTGATTCTGGTCATTGATCAATCTAGGCGGGTTACTTTCATCCTGTCCACTACTTGGATTCACAGGTTGATTCTCACCTTCGATGGGCCTATGATGAGAATAGAATCCTGGATATTGATGAAATGGATAATAAGGACCAGTAAAGGGACTGTGGTAATTTAAGTTAAACGGCTTACGAGTTATTCGAGCGATCTGAGTATTCTCGTTTTCATCGTTTGGGTTAAGCCCTTCGGTTGTTGAAGATTCCTGAGAATTAACAGGTGTCTGAGACGATAGATGATGATAATTCGGCTGAGGGTCAAACTGAGCATAGTGATTTGCGTTAGATAATTGATGTATAGGTTCAGATTTGTATCTGAATCCTGGAGGTTGATGGTACTGATTGGAATAATGCAGAGGAGCTGTCTTAATATTTACGTCGATGGAATTATCTTTCGTACCACCATTGACGTCCCCAGGTGTTTCTACGTTCAGTTGGTTGTAAGAAATTCGCGCATCGCGATTCGACGCGAATTCGTAAGGTTTGTACGCTTCTGAATTGTAATATTTCGAGTATTGGGGTGTGTTCGTTAAGAAAGTGTTTTGGAACGTTTGTTTTCCTTCGTTTGAAGAAGATTCACGAGTATATCGCGGATAACGATTGAAAGAAGTATTTGATGAGATTTCGGGGCTCTCTGGCTGAGTACGGCCAATGTCTAAGGAGAATTGTGTTTCCTGGATTCTTTTCAGAAGGTTACTTGATGATTGGTTCGATGGTGGATCCTGGTAATCGTTTAGCAAGGTCGTTGATAGGACCGACGCGATGTTCCTGGCGAAAGACGTCAGCACCTCGGTACCTATTTCGCAACAAAACGATTTAGATGTTATTGGTTCGATATAGTTTTAAAGAATTtcagaatttaaataataatcttatttttttatgttgATTTGACTGGATCTTTTAGCTTTTTTCTagtttccctttcttttttattaattcgaaattttctGTATAAATACAATCACTTCACATTATTATGTATCTCAACCTTtgccatttatatttttacatatgtatTGCGTGGATCTTAGGCTTTGAAAAGACAGCTAGTATCTTAGTTAGTGGTTTCGTTAATTTGATATTCAAGCCTGTTACAACACGCTCGAGACAAATTACAATAAAGCAAATGTTCGGGCCAATACAGTATGTTGATGTCACAGCTTACGGATGTAACGATAAACGTCACGATAGTAGATGTGGAAGGCTGAAGTTGGTTATAGCCAGAGGCAAACAGACACCATTTAATGCAAACATGTCCCAAAGAAAAAGTCCCAAAGCCTAAACCAAGCGCAATAAGGAAATCGTGAGTGTGATGAATAGTCGAAagtaag is drawn from Bombus terrestris chromosome 12, iyBomTerr1.2, whole genome shotgun sequence and contains these coding sequences:
- the LOC105666328 gene encoding uncharacterized protein LOC105666328; protein product: MHYPLHITAVIVSLWILRDNVNAAKSGLSTEVLTSFARNIASVLSTTLLNDYQDPPSNQSSSNLLKRIQETQFSLDIGRTQPESPEISSNTSFNRYPRYTRESSSNEGKQTFQNTFLTNTPQYSKYYNSEAYKPYEFASNRDARISYNQLNVETPGDVNGGTKDNSIDVNIKTAPLHYSNQYHQPPGFRYKSEPIHQLSNANHYAQFDPQPNYHHLSSQTPVNSQESSTTEGLNPNDENENTQIARITRKPFNLNYHSPFTGPYYPFHQYPGFYSHHRPIEGENQPVNPSSGQDESNPPRLINDQNQGQTAIGGYDYSPRFHHKQPYYDGFYHGFPGFYPGPFNESFYRGNVEQGGSNGTYSPYDPYNPFYFHGSKFGPYVPYNQPYYPNFNGQRRPVEPQNPPENQGHPEQITSPENVQGDVNSTGYHPPYGGYPYGFPPYGPYYGGFNFHSYPLAPFHGLPYRFGFHNYLFPGIKPVPYLNFYPSNYPLVHSYPFGGYYPYYKRPAVTEKPEQTEKATDENHKTGSAPNSEAEMLSESKSEEVRSLISNGYKKRASFGLMTKERNKVESDRSLNQLS